Proteins encoded in a region of the Candidatus Nitrosomarinus catalina genome:
- a CDS encoding RlmE family RNA methyltransferase → MKLADARKDHYRRLAHEQGFRARSAFKLKELNKSYRIIGPGFYVLDLGCAPGGWTQVAVKLVGNQGKVMGVDLSYVEEIPGAHIVRDNIENESLVDDVLSYFGRKVGAVVCDLSPQVTGNWSVDHARQISLNYDCTKLMDKVLAHKGNAVFKVFDGEYSLEFRDYVKKKFARINLTKPDASRKQSSELYCVCMGFTG, encoded by the coding sequence ATGAAACTAGCTGATGCACGTAAAGATCATTATCGTAGATTAGCTCATGAACAAGGATTTAGAGCAAGATCTGCATTCAAATTAAAAGAATTAAACAAATCTTATCGAATAATCGGTCCTGGATTTTATGTATTAGACCTTGGTTGTGCTCCTGGTGGATGGACTCAAGTTGCTGTCAAGTTAGTTGGAAATCAAGGAAAAGTAATGGGAGTTGATTTATCTTATGTTGAGGAAATTCCTGGTGCACATATTGTTAGGGATAATATTGAAAATGAATCTCTAGTTGATGATGTTTTATCGTATTTTGGGCGTAAAGTTGGTGCAGTAGTATGTGATCTTTCTCCACAGGTAACTGGAAATTGGTCAGTTGATCATGCAAGACAGATTTCTTTAAACTATGATTGTACTAAACTAATGGACAAAGTTTTAGCTCACAAAGGAAACGCTGTTTTCAAAGTTTTTGATGGTGAATATTCTTTAGAATTTAGAGATTATGTAAAGAAAAAATTTGCCAGAATTAATCTAACAAAACCTGATGCAAGTAGAAAACAGAGTAGTGAATTATACTGTGTTTGTATGGGGTTCACTGGATAA
- a CDS encoding tRNA (guanine-N1)-methyltransferase, with protein sequence MKNTNELFQEIVEGDTKLLVPKKSLTEKVPPIKPAFFNPKAKTNRDFSIIAYAAFLKKFEGPKIFLESLSGVGARGLRVANELKIEKMKINDLNPTALELAKDSSMLNNLNDIEFSEKEACVFLNEHSRKGNRGSIVDIDPFGSPAAFFDCGIRATMHGGILSTAATDLQVLNGLFQGACKRKYGGVPVRVEYGNEMAIRLILGSLRSVAARLGVTMIPMFVETEMHYYRTYTKILNRIDQEENLGYILHCKNCGHRKTAIEQQQECDLCKSKNSSAGPLWIGKIFDKEFVKTMIEESSNLKIQKSCEKTIHKCLEEAEMPGYYFTLDEIAKKIKTSPPKLEKVILNLKENGFTSSITSFNPTGFKTNANINEIIKIFNLSSEPHTNTV encoded by the coding sequence ATGAAAAATACAAATGAATTATTCCAAGAAATTGTTGAAGGAGATACAAAATTATTAGTTCCAAAAAAATCATTAACAGAGAAAGTACCTCCGATTAAACCAGCATTTTTCAATCCCAAAGCAAAAACAAACAGAGATTTTTCAATAATTGCATATGCAGCATTTTTAAAAAAATTTGAAGGTCCAAAAATTTTCTTGGAATCATTATCAGGAGTAGGGGCAAGAGGGTTACGTGTTGCAAATGAATTAAAAATTGAAAAAATGAAAATAAATGATCTTAATCCAACGGCGTTAGAGCTAGCAAAAGATTCATCCATGCTTAACAATTTGAATGATATTGAATTTTCTGAAAAAGAAGCATGTGTGTTCCTAAATGAACATTCCAGAAAAGGGAATAGAGGTTCGATAGTAGATATTGACCCATTTGGTTCTCCTGCAGCATTTTTTGATTGTGGGATTAGGGCAACTATGCATGGAGGAATATTATCAACTGCTGCAACAGATCTTCAAGTATTAAACGGTCTTTTTCAGGGAGCATGTAAGAGAAAATATGGTGGAGTTCCAGTAAGAGTGGAATACGGAAATGAAATGGCCATCAGGCTAATTTTAGGAAGTCTTAGGTCCGTAGCTGCTAGATTAGGAGTTACAATGATTCCCATGTTTGTTGAAACTGAAATGCATTATTATCGAACATATACGAAAATTTTGAATCGAATAGATCAGGAAGAAAATCTTGGATATATTTTACATTGTAAAAATTGTGGGCATAGAAAAACAGCTATTGAACAACAACAAGAATGTGATTTATGTAAATCAAAAAATAGTAGTGCAGGACCATTATGGATAGGAAAAATATTTGATAAAGAATTTGTTAAAACTATGATTGAAGAAAGTTCAAATTTAAAAATACAAAAATCATGTGAAAAAACTATTCATAAATGCTTAGAGGAAGCAGAAATGCCAGGATATTATTTTACATTAGATGAAATTGCCAAAAAAATTAAAACATCCCCACCAAAATTAGAAAAAGTCATATTAAATTTAAAAGAAAATGGATTTACATCTAGTATAACATCATTTAATCCTACAGGATTTAAAACAAATGCAAACATAAATGAGATAATTAAAATTTTTAATTTATCCAGTGAACCCCATACAAACACAGTATAA
- the rnhB gene encoding ribonuclease HII encodes MQICGIDDAGRGSMLGPLVIAGISLEKKNLKKLTALGVKDSKKLSSKSREILYKKIIEIVDDYYIAKIPPRSIDASVKKHLLNNLEAKYMAKVVSKLDADTSYVDSCDVKPLRFGKEISQLSDGRKIKSYHHADSKFVVVSAASILAKVTRDKSIEKLKKTHNLGSGYPSDSTTVKFVKKYYKKNHSMPVFVRKSWKPVQKIMGKN; translated from the coding sequence GTGCAAATCTGTGGGATTGATGATGCAGGACGTGGTTCTATGTTGGGACCTTTAGTTATAGCTGGTATTTCTTTAGAAAAAAAAAATTTGAAAAAATTGACTGCACTTGGAGTTAAGGATTCAAAAAAACTTTCATCTAAATCTCGTGAAATATTATATAAAAAAATAATTGAAATTGTTGATGATTACTATATTGCAAAAATTCCCCCACGTTCTATAGATGCTAGTGTTAAGAAGCATCTTTTGAATAATCTTGAAGCAAAGTATATGGCAAAAGTGGTTTCAAAATTAGATGCAGATACTTCTTATGTTGACTCTTGTGATGTAAAACCATTAAGATTTGGTAAAGAAATTTCTCAACTTTCTGATGGTCGTAAAATTAAATCATATCATCATGCCGACAGTAAATTTGTAGTGGTATCTGCAGCATCCATTCTTGCAAAAGTTACTAGAGACAAATCTATTGAAAAATTAAAAAAAACTCATAATCTTGGAAGTGGTTATCCTTCTGATTCTACAACTGTTAAATTTGTTAAAAAATATTATAAAAAAAATCATTCCATGCCTGTTTTCGTGCGTAAAAGCTGGAAACCTGTGCAAAAAATAATGGGTAAAAATTAA
- a CDS encoding fibrillarin-like rRNA/tRNA 2'-O-methyltransferase has protein sequence MEEDNQSYFWIKSEGEQKISTENLVPGNQVYKEKLIIKKGIEYRLWDPFRSKLAASIMNGLENFPFKNNTKVLYLGASTGTTVSHISDIVGPSGLVFAVEHASRVARDFLDRVATHRSNIMPILQDARKPKEYFSVFGKVDVVYVDIAQPDQTKIAVDNCDMFLKKDGLFFLVIKTRSIDVTKAPKRIVEEEIEKLRERFEILESIDLHPYDKDHAMVIAKYKN, from the coding sequence TTGGAAGAAGATAATCAATCATATTTTTGGATAAAATCAGAAGGAGAACAAAAAATTTCTACTGAAAATCTAGTTCCAGGAAATCAAGTTTACAAGGAAAAATTAATTATTAAAAAAGGAATTGAGTATAGATTATGGGATCCGTTTAGAAGTAAATTAGCAGCATCGATAATGAATGGATTAGAAAATTTTCCGTTTAAAAACAATACAAAAGTTTTGTATTTAGGCGCATCAACAGGAACGACAGTAAGCCATATTTCAGATATTGTAGGTCCAAGTGGATTAGTTTTTGCAGTAGAACATGCTAGTAGAGTTGCAAGAGATTTCTTAGACAGAGTGGCCACACATAGATCTAACATCATGCCAATACTACAAGATGCAAGAAAACCTAAAGAATATTTTTCAGTCTTTGGAAAAGTGGATGTAGTATATGTGGACATAGCACAACCAGATCAAACAAAAATTGCAGTAGATAATTGTGACATGTTTCTAAAAAAAGATGGATTGTTCTTTTTAGTGATTAAAACTAGAAGCATAGATGTAACAAAAGCTCCAAAAAGAATTGTAGAAGAAGAAATAGAAAAACTAAGAGAAAGATTTGAAATTTTAGAATCAATAGACCTACATCCATATGATAAGGATCATGCAATGGTAATTGCAAAATATAAAAATTAA
- a CDS encoding ribonucleotide-diphosphate reductase subunit beta, producing MYSVILTELGISVFNDGQVDKSFPFSNPVKEYLAIKNKEAKLNELINYLAKIQRGVSVSDESLLAILKKFSIDCHIMDLEELEKVQSTKPQIIVDSGFASNLQDTLGKLREFALGFSSSKVTEVSQSPDLHIIQAINSLDEIDKIANGLSSRLREWYGLHFPELDNMIDSINGYAQIVMAGKRESLSKQVFEEAGFPESKVEMLSLILSKSRGGDISDINLSIVQSIAKQILDFYELRKKLEEHVESEMQEIAPNLSAILGTAVGARILGRAGSLKRMASLPASTIQVLGAEKALFRSLKTGSQPPKHGLLFQHAMVHAAPRWQRGKIARAVAAKAVIAARVDVYGEGLNQTLLEKLNIRVDEIGKKYENPTEKDIRKPQQFSRGDGNFGGRREGGRREGGRREGGRREGGRREGGRFDERRREGGRREGGRFDERRREGGRREGGRFDERRREGGDRNERSSYGNRREGGDRNERSSYGERRREGSDSNRKRKKFGRR from the coding sequence ATGTATTCAGTAATTTTAACCGAATTAGGAATATCAGTTTTTAATGATGGGCAAGTAGATAAATCATTTCCATTTTCAAACCCAGTTAAAGAATATCTTGCAATAAAAAATAAAGAAGCAAAATTAAATGAATTAATTAATTATTTAGCTAAGATTCAAAGAGGAGTTTCAGTTAGTGACGAGTCATTACTTGCAATTTTGAAAAAATTTTCAATTGATTGTCATATAATGGATCTAGAAGAATTAGAAAAAGTACAATCTACAAAACCGCAAATTATTGTAGATTCAGGATTTGCATCAAATCTTCAAGATACATTGGGCAAATTAAGAGAATTTGCTTTAGGGTTTTCATCTTCAAAAGTTACAGAAGTATCACAAAGTCCAGATCTTCATATTATTCAAGCAATTAATTCATTGGATGAAATTGATAAAATTGCAAATGGATTAAGTTCAAGACTCAGAGAATGGTATGGATTACATTTTCCTGAATTAGATAATATGATAGATAGTATCAACGGATATGCACAAATTGTAATGGCAGGGAAACGAGAATCATTATCAAAACAAGTTTTTGAAGAAGCTGGTTTTCCAGAATCAAAAGTGGAGATGTTATCATTGATCTTATCAAAAAGTAGAGGAGGAGATATTTCAGATATTAATTTATCAATTGTTCAATCGATTGCAAAACAAATTTTAGATTTCTATGAATTACGTAAAAAACTTGAAGAACATGTAGAATCAGAAATGCAAGAAATTGCACCTAACCTTTCTGCTATTTTAGGTACTGCAGTGGGTGCAAGAATTTTAGGAAGAGCTGGAAGTTTAAAAAGAATGGCATCACTTCCTGCAAGTACAATACAAGTATTAGGTGCTGAAAAAGCACTGTTTAGATCATTAAAGACAGGTTCTCAACCACCAAAGCACGGATTATTATTCCAACATGCAATGGTTCATGCAGCTCCACGTTGGCAAAGAGGCAAGATTGCAAGAGCAGTTGCTGCAAAAGCAGTAATTGCTGCAAGAGTGGATGTGTATGGTGAAGGATTGAATCAAACTTTACTAGAAAAACTCAATATCAGAGTAGATGAAATAGGTAAAAAATATGAAAATCCAACTGAAAAAGACATCAGAAAACCTCAACAATTTAGTCGTGGAGATGGAAACTTTGGTGGTAGAAGAGAAGGTGGTAGAAGAGAAGGTGGTAGAAGAGAAGGTGGTAGAAGAGAAGGTGGTAGAAGAGAAGGTGGTAGATTTGATGAAAGAAGAAGAGAAGGTGGTAGAAGAGAAGGTGGTAGATTTGATGAAAGAAGAAGAGAAGGTGGTAGAAGAGAAGGTGGTAGATTTGATGAAAGAAGAAGAGAAGGCGGAGATAGAAACGAAAGATCCAGTTATGGTAATAGAAGAGAAGGCGGAGATAGAAACGAAAGATCCAGTTATGGTGAAAGAAGAAGAGAAGGTTCAGACTCAAATAGAAAGAGAAAGAAGTTTGGAAGAAGATAA
- a CDS encoding dihydroorotate dehydrogenase, whose protein sequence is MEPSLATSIGKMQLDKPAMLASGILGISLDVFNRLYRSGAGAVVTKSLSSEPWEGYPNPTIFSVNGGGWMNAVGLSNPGASNFAKMIEPNQDVPIIVSLVGSIPKDFEMMINEFKNCNVTAFELNLSCPHVAKVGLEVGDDPELVKKIVTTVKNSTTAPVIAKVGLGTTNYLNTVKTAIDSGIDAITAINTVRAMAIDVETQRPILSNKYGGLSGTPIKPIALRCVYEISSKYDIPIIGCGGISTWEDAIEFFLAGASAIQLGSAIGDNWINVFDDINKGVLQYMKQKNYSTIQEMVGLAKKF, encoded by the coding sequence ATGGAACCCAGTCTTGCAACTTCTATAGGTAAAATGCAATTAGATAAACCTGCTATGCTTGCATCTGGAATTCTAGGAATTTCTTTGGATGTATTTAATCGATTATATCGTTCAGGTGCTGGAGCAGTTGTCACAAAATCCCTTAGTAGCGAGCCATGGGAAGGTTATCCAAATCCTACAATTTTTAGTGTAAATGGCGGTGGTTGGATGAATGCCGTTGGTCTTTCAAATCCAGGTGCTTCAAATTTTGCTAAAATGATTGAACCCAATCAGGACGTTCCAATAATAGTGAGTTTAGTTGGTTCTATTCCTAAAGATTTTGAAATGATGATCAATGAATTTAAAAATTGTAATGTTACTGCATTTGAACTAAATTTGTCTTGTCCACATGTTGCAAAAGTTGGTTTAGAAGTTGGAGATGATCCTGAGTTAGTGAAGAAAATAGTAACTACTGTAAAAAATTCTACTACTGCTCCTGTAATTGCAAAAGTTGGTTTGGGCACTACTAATTATCTTAATACTGTTAAAACTGCAATCGATTCAGGAATTGATGCTATAACTGCAATTAATACTGTTAGAGCAATGGCAATTGATGTTGAAACTCAAAGACCAATTCTCAGTAACAAATATGGTGGTTTGTCTGGTACGCCAATCAAACCAATTGCATTAAGATGTGTTTATGAAATTTCTTCTAAATACGATATTCCAATTATTGGGTGTGGTGGAATTTCTACTTGGGAAGATGCAATAGAGTTTTTCTTAGCTGGTGCTTCTGCTATTCAACTTGGTAGTGCAATAGGTGATAATTGGATTAATGTTTTTGATGATATCAACAAAGGTGTATTGCAATACATGAAACAGAAAAATTATTCTACAATACAGGAGATGGTGGGACTTGCAAAGAAATTCTAA
- a CDS encoding dihydroorotate dehydrogenase electron transfer subunit, with amino-acid sequence MQRNSNHTTIVTIEKVVDETPTVRTLYFSDDVMSNVLPGQFAMVWIPGINELPMSVMISNESGKAAFTVRKHGLASTGLFNIKTGEKIGVRGPYGNAFDIKQGKLLLVGGGTGLVPMMRLLTHVKPTDDVTVLIGAKSKDEVFFENLANELLKNNSHNVIVCTDDGSYGEKGFVTDVVEKLVAESNFDGVYTCGPEKMMYKTVQSAHSRGIFVQASLERMMKCGVGICGSCCVGEDLACKDGTIFDGNHLSQNKEFGYTHRNKAGILEDY; translated from the coding sequence TTGCAAAGAAATTCTAATCATACTACTATTGTTACAATTGAAAAAGTAGTTGATGAAACTCCTACTGTTAGAACTTTATATTTTTCAGATGATGTGATGTCTAATGTTTTACCTGGACAATTTGCAATGGTTTGGATTCCTGGAATTAATGAATTACCCATGAGTGTAATGATTTCTAATGAATCTGGAAAGGCAGCATTCACTGTAAGAAAACACGGTTTGGCATCAACTGGATTATTCAATATTAAAACCGGAGAAAAAATTGGAGTTCGTGGACCTTACGGAAATGCTTTTGATATTAAACAAGGAAAACTTTTGCTAGTTGGAGGAGGAACTGGACTTGTTCCAATGATGCGATTATTAACTCATGTAAAACCAACTGATGATGTCACTGTTTTAATTGGTGCAAAATCAAAAGATGAAGTTTTCTTTGAAAATTTGGCAAATGAACTTTTAAAAAATAATTCTCATAATGTGATTGTTTGTACTGATGATGGAAGTTATGGTGAAAAAGGATTTGTAACTGATGTTGTTGAAAAATTGGTTGCTGAATCTAATTTTGATGGTGTGTATACATGTGGCCCAGAAAAAATGATGTACAAAACTGTTCAATCCGCTCATTCTAGAGGTATTTTCGTTCAGGCCAGTTTAGAGCGTATGATGAAATGTGGTGTTGGAATTTGTGGAAGTTGTTGTGTCGGAGAAGATCTTGCCTGTAAAGATGGGACTATCTTTGATGGAAATCATCTGTCTCAAAACAAAGAATTTGGTTATACGCACAGAAATAAGGCTGGAATTCTTGAAGATTATTGA
- a CDS encoding B12-binding domain-containing radical SAM protein: MGTPKIVLTADRTLMSPYRGLSLATFFGCAPALDPNRDPKSFWYKILGKQVTPKVLFDFICNWSPDINGAAKYAPYGLRKLEAGLLRDGFARSDVVVAHPNHIEKFIGPETEVIGTYEMDPLGMGPVTMTFTYGRKQTSYDEFYNAELHHRIKAAKARTGSKAKVISGASGTWQYNYDPEKIEEFGIYAILEGELGGIAPEIDGHAGRFFNYLINGDFENMDPFRKRSDFKVNIKEFERNNKKIHGRFVNFWDRPDLEEIPDIVEPSMHGMVEVMRGCGRGCKFCDVTLRSLRYYSPEKVKKEIEVNIKKGGSKSAWIHSDDIFVYGMDPRTAKGMEPNREALEELFTAIMSTGVEHTNPTHGTLAGAIADEKLLPNLSRIMKAGPDNMIGVQAGFETGSLRLIGKYADRKLAPYDPSEWHWVVKEGVKSMNENYWIPAFTLIMGLDNDETPEDSWDTIRLLSELEHEQPDSMFTATALTFVPIGLLETSNFFNIGNEMTPAQLGVLYKTWQHNFKYAIQKFMTKTGAKGPQRYFFNAIARSLGGVPLGAMEKYARRKSPEHEKVIETIKAKYW; encoded by the coding sequence ATGGGAACTCCAAAAATCGTTTTAACTGCTGACAGAACTTTGATGTCTCCGTATCGGGGATTGTCTTTGGCAACATTTTTTGGATGTGCACCTGCATTAGACCCTAACAGAGATCCTAAGAGCTTCTGGTACAAAATACTGGGAAAACAAGTAACTCCTAAAGTTCTATTTGATTTCATTTGTAATTGGTCTCCTGACATCAATGGTGCAGCAAAATATGCTCCATATGGATTGAGAAAATTAGAAGCTGGTTTGTTACGTGATGGCTTCGCACGAAGTGATGTAGTTGTTGCTCATCCAAATCACATTGAAAAATTTATTGGCCCTGAAACTGAAGTTATTGGAACTTATGAAATGGATCCACTTGGAATGGGCCCTGTAACTATGACATTTACTTATGGAAGAAAACAAACATCTTACGATGAGTTTTACAATGCCGAATTACATCATAGAATTAAAGCTGCTAAAGCAAGAACTGGAAGTAAAGCTAAAGTAATTTCTGGTGCATCTGGTACTTGGCAATATAATTATGATCCTGAAAAAATTGAAGAGTTTGGAATTTATGCAATTTTAGAAGGAGAGCTTGGTGGTATTGCACCTGAAATTGATGGACATGCTGGAAGATTCTTTAATTATTTGATTAACGGTGACTTTGAAAATATGGATCCATTTAGAAAAAGAAGTGACTTTAAAGTTAACATTAAAGAATTTGAAAGAAATAATAAAAAAATCCATGGACGATTTGTAAATTTCTGGGATAGGCCTGATTTAGAAGAAATTCCAGATATTGTCGAACCTAGTATGCACGGAATGGTAGAAGTAATGCGTGGTTGTGGAAGAGGCTGTAAGTTTTGTGATGTCACTTTACGATCTTTGAGATATTATTCTCCAGAAAAAGTGAAAAAAGAAATTGAAGTTAACATCAAAAAAGGTGGTTCAAAATCTGCATGGATTCACAGTGATGATATTTTTGTTTATGGTATGGATCCAAGAACTGCAAAGGGAATGGAACCAAATAGAGAAGCATTAGAAGAATTATTCACCGCAATTATGTCTACTGGAGTAGAACATACAAATCCAACACACGGAACATTGGCAGGTGCAATTGCTGATGAAAAACTTCTTCCTAATTTATCTAGAATCATGAAAGCTGGTCCTGATAATATGATTGGAGTCCAAGCAGGATTTGAAACTGGAAGTCTTAGATTAATAGGTAAATACGCTGATAGAAAACTTGCTCCATATGATCCATCTGAATGGCACTGGGTTGTAAAAGAAGGTGTAAAATCAATGAATGAAAATTATTGGATTCCTGCATTTACTCTTATTATGGGTCTTGATAATGATGAAACTCCTGAGGATTCATGGGATACTATTAGACTTCTTAGTGAATTAGAACATGAACAACCTGATTCTATGTTTACTGCTACTGCTCTAACCTTTGTTCCAATTGGCTTACTTGAAACTTCTAATTTCTTTAATATTGGAAATGAAATGACTCCTGCACAATTGGGAGTTCTTTACAAGACATGGCAACATAATTTCAAATATGCTATTCAAAAATTCATGACTAAAACTGGTGCAAAAGGACCACAAAGATACTTCTTCAACGCTATTGCAAGATCTCTTGGCGGAGTTCCTCTTGGTGCTATGGAAAAATATGCCCGTAGAAAGAGTCCAGAACATGAAAAAGTTATTGAAACTATCAAGGCAAAATACTGGTAA
- a CDS encoding 30S ribosomal protein S30e — protein MATHGSLTKAGKVRGQTPKVEGRKIVGTSSSVANKSNFKKRFALGRFPGQNKPGQRRKKR, from the coding sequence ATGGCAACACACGGTTCATTAACTAAAGCAGGTAAAGTAAGAGGACAAACCCCTAAAGTTGAAGGTAGAAAAATTGTAGGAACAAGTTCTAGTGTAGCTAATAAAAGTAATTTCAAAAAACGATTTGCTTTAGGTAGATTCCCAGGTCAAAATAAACCTGGTCAAAGAAGAAAGAAACGTTAG
- the radA gene encoding DNA repair and recombination protein RadA produces the protein MVEDLRLDSLEGVGPVTTRKLSDAGVHNVMDLIVRGPVDISEITGMEKDTAEKIVNKARKHLVEGGLLAKDFISASELYKTRQSIGKISTGTNCLDTLFDGGIETRALTEVYGEFGCGKTQFAHTMSVMVQKSKEEGGLEGGVLYIDTENTFRPERIVQIAQAHEMDPEKVLDNIIVARAYNSAHQTLILEEAGAIIEENNVKLIVADSAVGLFRSEYLGRGTLSVRQQKLNHFVHLLVRIAETYDCAAIATNQVMASPDVFFGDPTRPIGGNVVAHTSTYRIYFKKSGKKRIARMVDSPHHPEEEVIFALGQAGIIDPEEAEKKTKKTAKKATTKKTKETKTKTTVEPEVEATVEPEVEATVEPEVEATVEPEVEATVEPEVEATVEPEVDIVEDHGADITSDDF, from the coding sequence ATGGTTGAAGATTTAAGATTAGATAGTTTAGAGGGCGTAGGTCCTGTAACTACAAGAAAATTATCCGATGCAGGTGTCCACAACGTCATGGACCTCATCGTCAGAGGTCCTGTTGATATTTCAGAAATCACTGGAATGGAAAAAGACACAGCTGAAAAAATTGTCAATAAGGCAAGAAAACATCTAGTTGAAGGTGGTCTACTTGCTAAAGATTTCATTAGTGCAAGTGAATTGTATAAAACTCGACAAAGTATTGGTAAAATTAGTACTGGTACTAATTGTCTTGATACTCTATTTGATGGTGGTATTGAAACTAGAGCTCTAACAGAAGTTTATGGAGAATTTGGTTGTGGTAAAACACAATTTGCTCATACAATGTCTGTAATGGTTCAAAAAAGTAAAGAGGAAGGGGGACTTGAAGGTGGTGTTTTGTATATTGATACAGAAAATACTTTCAGACCTGAAAGAATTGTCCAAATTGCTCAAGCACATGAAATGGATCCTGAAAAAGTTTTGGATAATATCATTGTCGCACGTGCATACAACAGTGCTCATCAAACATTAATTCTTGAAGAAGCTGGTGCTATAATTGAAGAAAACAATGTAAAGTTAATCGTTGCAGATTCTGCAGTTGGATTATTCCGTTCTGAATATCTTGGAAGGGGAACATTGTCTGTTAGACAACAAAAACTAAATCATTTTGTTCATTTGTTGGTTAGAATTGCTGAAACGTATGATTGTGCTGCAATTGCCACAAATCAAGTTATGGCATCCCCTGATGTTTTCTTTGGAGATCCAACTAGACCTATTGGTGGAAATGTAGTTGCACATACAAGTACCTACAGAATCTACTTTAAGAAATCTGGTAAAAAACGAATTGCTAGAATGGTGGATAGTCCTCATCATCCAGAAGAAGAAGTAATCTTTGCTTTGGGTCAAGCAGGAATTATTGATCCTGAGGAAGCAGAGAAAAAAACAAAAAAGACTGCCAAGAAAGCAACTACGAAAAAAACTAAAGAAACTAAAACAAAAACTACTGTAGAACCTGAAGTAGAGGCTACTGTAGAACCTGAAGTAGAGGCTACTGTAGAACCTGAAGTAGAGGCTACTGTAGAACCTGAAGTAGAGGCTACTGTAGAACCTGAAGTAGAGGCTACTGTAGAACCTGAAGTAGATATAGTTGAAGATCACGGTGCAGATATCACATCTGATGATTTCTAG
- the rlmN gene encoding 23S rRNA (adenine(2503)-C(2))-methyltransferase RlmN: protein MVDLYRFLPEEMEKLVIDMGYPRYRADQILLPLYYKFPKKISDIKQLPKKLIEELNDAGYTIGSAQETHRVVSEDGDTTKLLLNLTNEKSVETVLMQYEPTKIGGHPRSTICVSTQIGCAMGCVFCATGQMGFETNLKAEQIISQVIHFEEILRQRGEHVTNLVFMGMGEPMANYDEMIRAVKILTHPRGFGLGQRHITISTIGIKSGIERLADENLQIGLAISLHAPTNDLRKKLVPTATPNSVEEIIESGHDYFKRTGRRVTFEYALMDGINDSPDIANNLAKLLKGNGSHVNLIPINPTAGDFKRPSNNRVHEFERILSKAGINCTIRIEKGTEISAACGQLRTDMIG, encoded by the coding sequence ATGGTAGACCTTTATCGATTTCTTCCTGAAGAAATGGAAAAATTAGTTATTGACATGGGTTATCCACGTTATAGAGCAGATCAGATTTTACTTCCTTTGTATTACAAATTTCCAAAAAAAATTTCAGATATCAAACAACTACCAAAAAAATTGATTGAAGAATTAAATGATGCTGGTTATACAATAGGTTCTGCACAGGAAACTCATAGAGTTGTAAGTGAAGATGGTGATACTACAAAATTATTACTCAATTTAACAAATGAAAAGTCAGTTGAAACTGTTTTAATGCAATATGAACCAACCAAAATTGGAGGTCATCCAAGATCAACTATTTGTGTTTCAACTCAAATTGGATGTGCCATGGGTTGTGTATTTTGTGCAACAGGGCAAATGGGTTTTGAAACAAATCTAAAAGCAGAACAAATTATTTCACAAGTAATTCATTTTGAAGAAATTTTAAGGCAAAGAGGAGAACATGTGACAAATTTAGTTTTCATGGGAATGGGTGAACCTATGGCAAATTATGATGAAATGATTCGAGCTGTAAAGATTTTAACTCATCCTAGAGGATTTGGACTAGGTCAACGTCACATAACTATTTCAACAATTGGAATTAAGTCTGGAATTGAAAGATTAGCTGATGAAAATTTACAAATTGGTTTGGCAATATCGTTACATGCTCCTACAAATGATTTAAGAAAAAAATTAGTTCCTACTGCTACTCCTAATTCTGTAGAAGAAATTATTGAATCTGGTCATGATTATTTTAAAAGAACAGGTAGACGTGTTACTTTTGAATATGCATTAATGGATGGAATTAATGATTCTCCAGACATTGCTAATAATCTGGCCAAATTATTAAAAGGAAATGGCTCTCATGTGAATTTAATTCCAATTAATCCAACTGCTGGTGATTTTAAACGCCCATCAAATAATCGTGTTCATGAGTTTGAACGAATTTTATCCAAAGCAGGAATTAACTGTACAATTAGAATTGAGAAAGGAACTGAGATCTCAGCTGCATGTGGACAACTCAGAACTGATATGATTGGGTAA